The Methanoregula sp. UBA64 region GTACGGTATGACCCGCGAGCAGCTGGCGCAGGTTGCGGTCAAAAACCACTACAACGGCGCGAGGAACCCCATCGCCCAGTTCCAGAGCGAGATTTCGCTCGATACCGTGACAAAATCCACGATGGTCGCTGAGCCGCTCCGGCTCTTTGACTGCTCGCCCGTAACGGACGGGGCAGCGGCAGTGATCGTCGCCCCGCTCGAACGGGCAAAGGAGTTCACGGACACCCCCATCAAGGTGCTCGCAACTGCGCAGGCAAGCGACACGATCGCGCTGCACGACCGGCGCGACATCTCGACGCTGGACGCAACGGTCGCGGCCGGCCAGCGGGCGTTTAAGATGGCGCACCTGACCACCAAGGATATCGACATGGTCGAGGTGCACGACTGCTTCTCGATCGCAGAGATCTGCGCCATCGAGGACCTCGGGTTCTGCAAGAAAGGAACGGCCGGCAAGTTCACCGCCGATGGCGAGACTGCCCTTGGCGGGAAGATCCCGGTGAACACGAGCGGCGGCCTCAAGGCCTGCGGCCACCCGGTCGGGGCGACCGGGATCAAGCAGGTCTGCGAGATCGTCCAGCAGCTCCGGGGCACGGCCGGCAAGCGCCAGGTTGACGGCGCGAAGATCGGGATGACGCACAACGTGGGCGGGACGGGCGCGACGGTCGCGGTCCACATCCTCGGGAGGGTCTAAGATGACGGTTGCACGGTTCTGGCGGCACCTGCCCCAGCGCTACAACATGGTGGGAACGAAATGCGAGACGTGCGGCAGGCACTTTTTCCCGCCAAGGACCTTCTGCCCGGACTGCCGCAGGGCAGGCAAGATTGTCGAGCACAAGTTCAAGGGCGAGGGCACGGTTGTCACGTTCACCGTGATCCACACGGCGGCCGAGCAGTATTCGATGCTCACCCCGTACGTGCTCGCGATCGTGAAGCTCGAAGAAGGCCCGCAGATCACGACCCAGATCGTGATGGACCCGGCAAAGGCGAAGATCGGGATGAAGGTCAAGAGCGTCTTCCGCAAGATCGCCACCGATGGCGAGAGCGGGATTATCCACTACGGCACGAAGTTCGTGCCGGTGGAGTGAAGTTTTTTACTTTTTTATTACAAACAATACATTTTTCCGATTCAAGGTTTGATTTAGAATCTAAATAGAACAAAGAAATGCTCCATTAATTAAAGAGATGTTTGTGACAAAACACAATGAATTCAGGAGGAATGGATGACTGAAATTGAACTTCTCGGAATCCTCCTTGCGGTTGTGGGGATAATCCTAACTATTATCTTTGGTCTTCCCGCGCTCCTCCCATGGATTTCTGATAAAATTCCTGAAATCAAAAAGATTAATTATTGGTTAATCAACAAAAAAATTAAAATTAAAATTAATTCTGTTAAAAAATATCCCATTTTCTCCTTTAGTATGCCTGATTTACTACAAGCGATAAATCAAAAAATAATCAGTTCTGATAAACGAATAGAAAACTCCATTTCAGGAAATAACTATATTGAATTATTACTTGCAGGCACTCAAGCGCCATTTCGAATAATTTTGACTCCGGATATTTCAGATGTATCTACTTCTGAAAAAGTGAGTGAACAACTAGAAGTATCGATACGCCTCGTAGGGACTATTAATTTTTATTATAGAGATGACAAAGAGAATCGAGAATATATCAACATAATTGATGATATGTACCAGACAATTGAACAAAAATATAGCGTGAAACCGACTTTCGAAAATCATTCAATAAAATCCACAATTACCGATTTTATAGAATCATGGGATGTGTGTTCAACAAAACAAGAGAACGGGACAATAATACGTATCGGGAAAAAAATACTAGATGTAAATGCGAAACAGCTAATTCGCCTATATGACACATATAAAAAAAATATCCCCTATATTTAGTCAATGATTTGTGCGTACTGTTCAAATCCTTCAATTATATTAAATAAATCAAGCAATTGGGCAGGATCTTCTAAATCGGAAAAGATTGTAATCGATCCTCCTCTATATATCGCAACTTTTGCAATTTCATTGCCAATAGAGCATTCTACGCCGATAAAATTTCTTGGAGCTCCTATTGTTTGACTATACATGGGATCTTGGTTTACATCATTCCCATAAGCATTTCCACTATGAATATTTCCTTGTCGATTTTTGTAACTAAACGTCCACATTCCTTGAAGGGTTCCATTATTAATTGAATTTTCAATTTGCTCAATATTAAATTCTAAACTTTTAATTTTACCACTATCCTCGAATATAATTTCTGATAGGATTTCACGACCATGTATTACAGTATCATCCTTGTGTCTAAATAAAAATAGACCGGGATTTGAAGAGAACCAAAAATCAATAGATTCAGTAATACGTTGAATATGTGGTATTTGGTGGATTTCTCTTGATGCGGTTATGTTGAAATCTGAATACCCTACTTCTCGTTGGAAGTATAATTTCCCATTTAGAGAGGTCGTTCGATCAGCGGCCACAATTTCTGGTTCTAATTCGATCATGCTAACTAATTCATATTCTTCACCAGTCTCTGTAGCGTAATAATTTTGCAATGTTCTACGAACTCTTTCTATATCAAAATCTTCAACAGTTTTACATACCCACCGATTGGTAAATACCATAGATGATCAAATCAGAATACATTGTCTTAATATAAAATACTGTTAGGAACGAATTGTAGGTATTGCGGTTTTTCTTATAGTTTCCATAAGAATAATGCTAGATCTGGATTTAGGCCGGCTTATTTAATTTATAATTTTGATTTATAGAAAAAATCACTGCGCGCCTCCCTTGTTTTGTTTATCCTATTGCATAAAACTGGAAAAAACTGAAAATTTTCGGATAGATATATAATGAGGATTTTTCTGACTTAAGATCTAGCGAAGTTAAAACCGCCAGGAGGTGATAGACACGAGCAGACATATCGACAATATTACAGAATACCGGTGCCCCGAGTGCGGCAGTACCAATACTATTGTTGACGAATATAATCCAGAAGATTGGGAAGGTGCAGGCGATGCTGAGTTGGCTGAAAGGGAACTCGGCAATCATGGAACATTTACTTGCCTAGATTGCGGAACCGTAAGCGAATATGACAACTAACCTTTTTTCCGCATGATTTGCATAGCCTTCAGAATGAATCATACTGAATAAGAATCTCGACATTTGTCGATAATCTATTTCGCATTATTTTAGAGTCCCATCTTCTATCGCATTCTTCTAGATCGGGCATATCTCTTCCACAAATATGTTGCAATAATTCCTCCGACAATCAGAGTAACCTCCAGCAAGAAAAAGTGAATTATCACTTCGTAGATCATCCAAATTAAAAGATAAAATACCGCAAACCAATCCGAAATACTCGGGATAACAATTCCCCCATGAGCGTATTACTGAAAATATACAACAAACGGAGAGAGAAAAAGATAGCAGCACAGAGCGTGAATGTGTTCGATCCATAGCACCCTATCAGATTCCAACCATTTCTCCCAGCACTCGGTACCCCATTCCTAGCACCATCCCCCGGCCGCCCATCTTCCCAACTACCGCCCCGAGCAAGATCATCCCCCACGACCCACACTCCCCAACCCCCCATTCCGGGCCCGTAACTGCCCCGGATTGCCTGCTCTGCCCGAAACCCGACCGGCCGGTTTCGGCATATTTTCAGGGGAGTTTTACGAAAATCCCGGTATCTTCGCAATTCCTGCAGAAACCGGCATATTACGGGGCGGAAAACCGGCCTGTTTAAACCTGTTTGGACGGTCAAGCCCCACATATACGGACGCCTGCACGCAAAAGAAAATGAAGCCCTGTTTTAGGAGAGGGGATCCGGGGAGAATAACAATCGCCGGGCATCTCACGGATGATCTCGCACCCGGCACCCAGAACAGTATCTTTAAGCAGGCACAATTCAAGGAGTAAGTGACATGCACAGGTTCCTGATCGTCATCGAAAAAGCAGGAAAAAATTATTCGGCATATTCCCCGGATCTCCCGGGCTGTGTCGCAACCGGAAAGACCCGTGAGGAGACAGAAGAGCGGATGCATGAAGCAATCGAGATGCACATCCGCGGACTTCTCGAAGACGGGATGCCGGTCCCGAAATCCCATTCATCTGCAACATTTGTTGCGGTCCAGGCAGAGTAAGTGCCAGATCTTTTGCCCACAGTTTCTTTTTTTTCTTGAAGCCACTCTTCCCAATGCCTCCCCCTCCCCCCACATACACAGGCCCACACTCCACCACCCCTTATTCCGGGCCCGTACCATGGAGTGCCATCCAATCTGATACCAGCAGGCGGGTTTCCCAAAGAGGGAGTCATGAGGGGCAGGAGGATTTCGATGTCAGATCGATGACCGAATACGAGATCCACCCGGATTGATTATCTGACGTTATCTCAATGATCGCAATATTTGTCGGGCCGAGCGTTAATCGGGTTTCTGATACCTTTCCGCTACCTGAACTAATCCTGAATGAGTATTCTTCCGGTGTATCTCCCGTTGGAATTTCCGATTCAATCCTCTCAATGGGAGAGAGGGTATAATTATTTGCGAAAATGATCTGACGACTTGAATTGGAAATAATGACTGTCACATTAGATGTCTGGGAATTGTCCTTGTTAAAAATTAAAAAAAACGGGTGTGGCTTACATTCTGTTACGGGTATCCCTCCAAAGAACGGGGAGGCTGTGAGGACTATAAGGATTATAATAAGACCCATACAAATGGCGATAACAAACCCGTTTTTTTTCATTCCATCACCGGTCGAGCTTATTGATTGCTGGGTTTTCAATACGGATATACCGTTGTGCCAATGATTTACTAGGGATTAAGAGAGTGGATATCTCCCGGGCGATCATGTGCCGGACGGGCTCTGGCACGTTGGGGGGAAAAGATGGGCGGGTTTTGAGAAGTGTAATCCGGGCCGGTAACGTACGATCCGACATACCCGGTTCTCCGACGGAGACCTCTTATCGGAAGGTGGCATTTTCCCACAACAGGGGGCCGAAATCCCGAAAACGGGGGTCCAATTCGGGTTCCCGGGGGCATTTTCACGCCGGAGAAAAAAGGGCCTAATTAGGCCCAATTGGAGGGGCGATCGTTTCTTGGATGGGCCTTGGTACACGGAAATGAAATGATGGGCGGTTTTGGGGGGTGCGATCCGGGCATCGGGACATACGATTCGGTGTACCGGTTTCTCCGACGGAGGAGTTCCCGGGAAAGGGTGCCTGGCGATCAAAAATATGCAAAAAATGCTGCACTTTTACACACTTTTTTGAAATGTGCCCTATAAGCAGCCCGATTGCCGAAATACGCCAGAATTGCGGCGCTGTAAAACCCTAATGTACGCTTTTGGGAGGCGGATCTCTGCTCAGATGGGCTTTGGTATGCGGGAAATGAAAAGAAGGGCGGTTTTGGGGGTCGGAATGATCCCGGTCTAAAAACAGGATTATAGCATCTTGTATTTCTTGTGAGCTTCCCTTATGGTCATGACTTCCGTGATATAGACGGTATCGTCTTTGACCCGGTAAAACGCGGTAAACTGGCGGGATATATGGAGGCGGTAGATCCGGATCCCCCGCCGGATAACCAGGAGTTCCTTATCGCCGCCTTTGCCGGGAAACGGATCCTCGGCAAGGATGCTGATCTTTGCATCAACGATACGTTTGCTTTTTTCCGGGAGGTGCTGGATAAAAGGGAGTGCGTCTTCTTCATCTATAAGAAGACGGAAAGTCACAGCTTGTACTCCGCGAATTTTCCCCGCTTGCAGATCCGTTTGGTTTCCCGGACCAGAAGATCCTCGGAATTTTTACGGACAAGATCCCGGATCACGTCATCGTAGGTCTGCCCGGGTTTCTTGAGCTGATGCACGGACTGCCACGTGCTGGAACTCACCGGGATTCTTTTGGTTACGGATCCCTGATCGGTCATATCCGGATCTTCACTTCACGGATATATAATCCTGTTTCTGGTAAACGCATCACCGAAAATAGTATTTGCTTTTTTTGGACGCAATGATCCCTTGATCTGGCTTATACTTGCTTATCGGATCAGAAAGTCAGGCCGCGTTGCGGACGGCCCTACGCATACACGACCTCGCCAAGAATATAGGGCTTAAGCCGCTTCTTTATCGCGCCCTTCATGACGAGATCGACCGGGCGGCCAAAGAGATCTTCAAGATAGAACTTGCAGTCCATGTAGTGATCGAACGTCTCCTCGCCTTTCCTGAAACTCACGAGCACGTCCACATCACTGTCCGGCCGCTCCTCTCCGCGGATATACGAGCCGAAAATGCCAATCGTCGCAACACCGAACCGTTTTTTGATCTCCGGTTCGTGCCTGCGGAGGAGGGTCAGAGGATCCATGCTGATATTTTCCTATATGAACGGACTGACTAAAAACATGTGGGTGGGAGAGGACGCATAAACGCCCCCCTTCTCCATAGCCCCCGGCAGGGCCATACCCGGTAGTACGCCGGACCCACGATTCGGTACGGTCACACCGCCCGGCAAAAAACTATATAAAAAATATAGAGGCATGTTGAAAAATATAAAAACTATAAGAAAACTATATGTTTCTCGATCGCCATAAGATTCCGTGGGCATACGGGCAATGGCATTTGAGATGGCGGGCACACAGGTACCGGCAGTATATTATTCCCCGGGAAAAACACGGTTTTTCCGGTTGCAAACAGTAGGATATGCGCAGCGGGCCGGGCGCCGGGCCGTGGACAGCCGGGGGTTCGAATACGAAGTCCTTGACCTGTACATCCTGGGCACGCGGTACGCAATACGCCTCGAAGATCTCGCCCGGGCAATTGCAGGACACGGGGCGGTCCGGATCGAAGAGATCACCCGGGAATGGAAAAATTTCCTCGGCGCCACGTGCGGTCTCGCACAGGTCTCGGTCTCTAAAAAAGGGCTCAACATCGAAATCTTCGATGGCGGGCAGTACACAACGCCGCTTGCCGCCCTGTGCCGGGTCATCGAAAACCGGGAGCGCTCTGCCCCGGTTGCAAAGATCCCCGGGCCTTCATTGCTTTTGGGAGAGAAGGATCGCAGGATCTTTCCCGAACAGCAGAGGCTTTCCGCATTTGCCTGAACAACCGGGCAGACACCTTATGAGCCGATCCTGTCCCGATGCAGAGAGCAGGCAGCCCGGCACAGTTCATTTTTCAGGTAGACCACCGGCCCGCCTCTGGTAAAACGCCCGAGGCAACCCCCGGGCATCCGGCAGATGAGCAGTATCCCGGGACGTATCGGGGCAAAAAAACAATTTTTCCTCTTCACCATGATCCGGAACCGCCATGCTCATTTTGTCCCGGCAGTCCCGGGCGCATCCGGCCTTGCACGGGACCGGAGCGGAATCTCTTCTAACATCAGCATCAGGAGAATGGCGGCCGCGGCAATCACCACACAGAAGACAAACACCAGCTGGATCCCGTGGGCGATCGTATCCGGGGGGAGGAGCAGGAGGTTGCTCTTGTCGGTGCCGGTCCCGAGCCCGAGATACATCACAAAACCAAAGACCGGGGTCAGGATGGTAGCGCCCATGTTCCGGAAGAACTGCTGCGATGACGTAACAATCCCCAGGTCCTGCGGGGGCAGGGCGTTCTGGGCCGCAATCGCAAGCACGGGAAAGAGTATCCCGGTCCCTGCCCCGACCAGGATCGTTGCAACGACAATAAATGCAAGGGATGAAGTGGCCGACAGGGTCGCCAGCATGAGAACACCCGTGCCCACGATCGCAAAACCCCCCACGGCAACCGGCTTGTACTTCCGGATCGCCGCAATAATCCGGCCGGTCACCACCGAGGCAAGGATTAGGGAGACTATCATCGGCGTCACCAGGATCCCGGCCCCGCCGGCATTTGTCTGTTTAATGTCCTGCATGTACAGCGGCAGGTAGATGATCCCGGCGTACATCAGGGCGTTTGCAAGAAACGAAGCTGCCGCAGTAAACGTGTACACACGGTTGGCAAAGAGCGAAAGCGGCAGGAGCGGATGTGCCGCGGACCGCTCGGTCCTGACAAAGAGAATAATCAGCACCGCAGAAAGGATCAAAAGCCCGGTCACCTGCGGCGAATTCCAGGCAAGCAGGGTACCCCCGCAGGAGATAGCGACAAAGAGCGGCCCCATTGCTGCGGTAAAGAGGGCGATCCCGGCGTAATCGATCGCACAGCGTTCCGGCACTGTTGCGGTCTCGGGAACTTTTGCGAGAACCAGAAACGCGGCGAGCGCCCCGAGCGGGACATTGATGAAAAATACCCAGCGCCAGCCGATCGTGTCCGTGATAATGCCGCCAAGGAGCGGCCCGGCAATACTCGCAATGCCAAAGGCCGAGACAAGGATGCCGATGTACTTCCCCCGTTCCCAGACCGGGAAAAGTTCGGCAACGATGATGAAGGCAAGCGAGGTCAGGATACCGCCGCCGATCCCCTGCAGGCCGCGGAAGACCACGAGCCAGATCATCCCCGGGGAGATCCCGCAGAGCACGGACCCGGCAACAAAGACCACGATGCCGGCAACAAAGATCCTTTTCCGGCCGTACATGTCGGAGCACCGGCCAAAGACCACGGTTGCGATGGTGGCGGTAAGGAGGTAGACCGCAAACGGCCAGACGTAATATTCCATACCCTGGAGATCGTGAATGACCGTGGGCATGACGGTGCTGACGATCGTGCCGTCAAGGGCAGCGACAAGGAGGCCGAGCATCACCCCGGCCATGACAAGGGGGATCTGTTTTGGATCGAGCGTGGGTTGTGTGACGGGTTCCATCGGGTATCACCGGAGAGGAGTCATGAAAGGGAACGGCAGGGCCTGCTCCCGTGCGTTGTTAAAAAATACGCGTTAGTCATTATTAAAACTTACCAGTCAGTCATTTTTATTACGAAAGGGTCAGATTTATATTTCCGGGAACACAAGGTCTGTCAGCAGCATGCCCAAAGTCGTACCGGAATACAAAGAAGAGGCAAGAAAGAAGATCATCGAGGCCGGCCTTTTGGTCCTGTGCCGCAAGGGGTATGCCGGTACCACCATGGACGATATCGCCGCCCACATAGGCGTGAGCAAGGGCGTCCTCTATCTCTACTTCAAAAACAAGGACGACCTTATCGTGGAGATTGTAAAAGCAGCCCATGCACAGACCCACGAGCTGGCAAAAGAGATCTTCCCCAACTCCGCCCCGCTCGATGCGTGGACGACAATCTTTGACAAGAACATCTCGGCCGAACCGGAATACAATGCCCTCTTTTTCGAGATCGCAGCGCTGGCCGTACGGAACGAGAAGATCCGTGCGAGTTATTACGATTCGATGGTGACCGGTATCGATATGGCCGCCCACGGGATCTCGTACCAGCAGCGCGACGGGCTCATCCGGGCCGACGTGGACCCGCGGACCCTTGCCGTAACCATCATCGCCATCTTCTCCGGCATGCGCAGCATGGCAATCTCGGGAGTACCCCGCGACGAACTCAAAAAGCAGTGGATCGACATCGGGCATCTCCTCCTTGGCATTGAAAAAAGTCCCGGCAGTGACCCGGCCCGTTTCCGCGTAAACCCGCTCACCTCCGCCCCCCGCGCTAAACATTTTTAGCCGAGAAAAAACCTGTATTCTGACATGCAGACCCGCGGGGCTTCGGCCCTTGACCTTTTCGTGGACTCGACCCGGCTCATGGGCGATGCCACCATCTGCGGGGTTATGGAATTTTCTGTACGGCTCGACCCGGACCGGCTCGGCCGGGCCGCCCATGCCTGCATCCTTGCCCACCCGGTCCTCCACAGCCGGCTCGTGCGGGGATGCGGCCCGGCCTGCTGGACGATGGAAGAGCCGGGGCCGGCCGCGCCGGTTCCCGTGGAGGAATGCGGAAAAGATTACCGGGCCCGGGTTGCCGGGCCGGTGGATCCGTACGGGCCGGTGCAGGTCCGGGCACGGATCCTGCGGAGACCTTCGGGCGATGTCATTGTCGTCAACCTCGCCCATGCAGCAGCCGATGCCGCCGGCCTCATGGCGTTCATGGGCCAGCTCCTTACAGAATACGAAACGCCCGGCACCATCCGCCCGGCCGCCGGGGGAATCCCGGAACGCGACACCCTCTGGACCCGGCAGCTGCTCACAGGAGCCGCACCGCAGCCGGAAGAGATGGCTGTGATCGACCCGATGTGGCCGGACCCGTTCGGCAGATCGGACGCCCCGCCCGGGTTCCACCGCGAATGCATCGGCGCACCGGAGCTCGCCGCCATCAATGCCTGCACAAAAAACCGCGGGGGCACCATCAACGACGCGATCCTGGCCGCGTACTTCCTCGCGATAAGCGACATTACCGGCTGCAACGGGCCGCTCCCCCTCTTCTTCCCGGTCAACCTCCGCCGCCACCTTGCGGACGGCTCCCGGGTCATGAGCAACCAGGCCGCAAACGTCAGCATCATGGTGGAGCGAAACCCCGGCGAAGGCATGGCAGGGCTCCTCCCCCGGATCGTCCGTGAGACCCGACGCCTTAAAGAGGGATACATCGGCGTCCCTGAGCAGGCCCGGATGGATGCGGCCTGCGACCCGGAGGGCCGGGCCGTGCAGGAGATGGTGGAGAGGATGGCGGCGCTCGAAGAGAGAGGCTTTGCCGACATCTTCATCTCGAATCCCGGGGTGCTTTCCCTCCCGGAGGTCCCGGGCCTTGCCGATGCGTACGTCTGTTACCCGGGAGTCAAAATGCCCACAACCTGTTTTGTCACGAGCACGTTTGCCGGGCACATGACGGTGACCATGGGCTGCCAGGACAGCGAACGGGCACGCGAGGGAACAAAAAAAGCGCTCGGGTTGTTCTGCGGATATCTTCGCGGGCTGGCGGAACCGTAAAACCTCCCCCTCCATACAACCCAGAAACGCTTTAACACGCCGGCCACCATATTTCCCGTGACAGAAGTATCATGACCATCTTTTCCATCATCCAGTCGCAGATCATGCAGAAGAAAAAGCCGGGAAAGAAAAAGGCGCCGGTGACTCCCCCGGAAAACCCGGAAAATAAAAAAGACGACACGCCGGAACCGTAACCGGTAACGATCCTTTTTCTCGTTATCCCTTTAAAAAAAACCCGCTCACGGTCTCACAAAACCGGCCCGGGCACTGGTACATCAGCCCGTGGCAGGTACTTTTGCTCCGGAGAGATGGATTTGGTACCACCCTTCCGGCACGAAAAGCTCAAACCGCACACCTTCACCGGATTTACCCGTCTCGCGGATGGCGATCCCGGTGATCGCAAGGATCTCCCGGACCAGGAAAAGGCCGAGGCCGGTATTTTTGCCGTACCCTTCACGGAATACGGATTCTTTCTCCTTTTCCAGGAGCCCTGTACCATTATCCTCATACACGATCACGACCCCGTTACCCTGTTTCTTGTACGAGCACGAGATCGCGGTCACTCCCTCGCCATGCATCAGTGAATTCTCGATAAGGTTTGCAAAGACCTGATCGAGCAGAGGATCGGCAAAGACGTCAAGGCCTTCCAGATTATTCGTGCACCGAATGTTTTTCAGATTTCCGTCGCAGTGGGAAACCGCGGTCTCGAAACAATCGGAGACATTGCACCAGAGCGGGGACTTCACGCCCATATCCTGGTACTGCCGGGTGGCATCGATCTGCCGCCGGATCGCTTCGGCCGTGGTTTCGATCCGGTCGATACGCTGCATAACCGTCGGCGTCGGCGTTTCGGTTTTGATCAGGTCGAGATACCCGTTCAGGGCGGTCAGCTTGTTGAGGATACCGTGCCGGGTCACCGCACTCATCAGGTTGAGTTTCCGGTTCACCTGCGTCAGCGCTGTCTCAAGG contains the following coding sequences:
- a CDS encoding thiolase domain-containing protein encodes the protein MRDVAVIGIGCTKFGEKWESSFRDIFVEAGALALADAGLSGEQIDAMYVGNMSAGRFIGQEHIGALIADYAGMTGKHIPSTRVEAACASGGLAFRQAVIAVASGMEDIVVAAGVEKMTDVGSDESTDTLTGAADREWEGFMGATFPGLYAMIANDYIHKYGMTREQLAQVAVKNHYNGARNPIAQFQSEISLDTVTKSTMVAEPLRLFDCSPVTDGAAAVIVAPLERAKEFTDTPIKVLATAQASDTIALHDRRDISTLDATVAAGQRAFKMAHLTTKDIDMVEVHDCFSIAEICAIEDLGFCKKGTAGKFTADGETALGGKIPVNTSGGLKACGHPVGATGIKQVCEIVQQLRGTAGKRQVDGAKIGMTHNVGGTGATVAVHILGRV
- a CDS encoding Zn-ribbon domain-containing OB-fold protein, coding for MTVARFWRHLPQRYNMVGTKCETCGRHFFPPRTFCPDCRRAGKIVEHKFKGEGTVVTFTVIHTAAEQYSMLTPYVLAIVKLEEGPQITTQIVMDPAKAKIGMKVKSVFRKIATDGESGIIHYGTKFVPVE
- a CDS encoding type II toxin-antitoxin system HicB family antitoxin; protein product: MHRFLIVIEKAGKNYSAYSPDLPGCVATGKTREETEERMHEAIEMHIRGLLEDGMPVPKSHSSATFVAVQAE
- a CDS encoding type II toxin-antitoxin system RelE family toxin translates to MTFRLLIDEEDALPFIQHLPEKSKRIVDAKISILAEDPFPGKGGDKELLVIRRGIRIYRLHISRQFTAFYRVKDDTVYITEVMTIREAHKKYKML
- a CDS encoding nucleotidyltransferase family protein; amino-acid sequence: MDPLTLLRRHEPEIKKRFGVATIGIFGSYIRGEERPDSDVDVLVSFRKGEETFDHYMDCKFYLEDLFGRPVDLVMKGAIKKRLKPYILGEVVYA
- a CDS encoding MDR family MFS transporter, whose product is MEPVTQPTLDPKQIPLVMAGVMLGLLVAALDGTIVSTVMPTVIHDLQGMEYYVWPFAVYLLTATIATVVFGRCSDMYGRKRIFVAGIVVFVAGSVLCGISPGMIWLVVFRGLQGIGGGILTSLAFIIVAELFPVWERGKYIGILVSAFGIASIAGPLLGGIITDTIGWRWVFFINVPLGALAAFLVLAKVPETATVPERCAIDYAGIALFTAAMGPLFVAISCGGTLLAWNSPQVTGLLILSAVLIILFVRTERSAAHPLLPLSLFANRVYTFTAAASFLANALMYAGIIYLPLYMQDIKQTNAGGAGILVTPMIVSLILASVVTGRIIAAIRKYKPVAVGGFAIVGTGVLMLATLSATSSLAFIVVATILVGAGTGILFPVLAIAAQNALPPQDLGIVTSSQQFFRNMGATILTPVFGFVMYLGLGTGTDKSNLLLLPPDTIAHGIQLVFVFCVVIAAAAILLMLMLEEIPLRSRARPDAPGTAGTK
- a CDS encoding TetR/AcrR family transcriptional regulator, coding for MPKVVPEYKEEARKKIIEAGLLVLCRKGYAGTTMDDIAAHIGVSKGVLYLYFKNKDDLIVEIVKAAHAQTHELAKEIFPNSAPLDAWTTIFDKNISAEPEYNALFFEIAALAVRNEKIRASYYDSMVTGIDMAAHGISYQQRDGLIRADVDPRTLAVTIIAIFSGMRSMAISGVPRDELKKQWIDIGHLLLGIEKSPGSDPARFRVNPLTSAPRAKHF